The following are encoded together in the Sphaerodactylus townsendi isolate TG3544 linkage group LG14, MPM_Stown_v2.3, whole genome shotgun sequence genome:
- the TMCO6 gene encoding transmembrane and coiled-coil domain-containing protein 6 isoform X1, with protein MQSPGCAPSGLAGRRSWRRSCCTVEELRARRREREAALRRARRLQQLVSKRLLQEDALIDEVCIGTDSNTTAPISEQEISELLRRTHKGMEERIKSLRRLRWGLQHKETRQKFIRLEGGMRTLVGLFTSNLADLQMEAAWCLHELSHSQDPEIVEACLPATSYLLTYLSGHSPVLSELCLYTLGNLAVETKVVKKHLLPQGIIPVLASCMQSPHLAVQEGTGYALSQLLQSKEAAEEIIPLVLDSGLSQHILRLVCSNLEQGMGVAVEFAWCLHYIICSQVNNLLLISQRTLPTLVQLLVALASTMTPSSAEDLELLVCPVVRCVSNLLAEDESRGGELQAQAEGLLRAVFVFIRTFLPEHLFLVLECLWLLNNLTADNPTVCSALLSLDLFPSLLQLLHSQKASVPVLTVLCNVAAKGPAHCQALHQKAGLPSLLGGLALSDDQAVDQALELAHLILLHWPEAALDFVDQSGLQTLERHRDNLQLQEKVEALITMACQLAAPSKHCPLEVSAENL; from the exons ATGCAGTCGCCGGGCTGCGCTCCCTCCGGCCTGGCGGGCAGGCGGAGCTGGAGAAGGAGCTGCTGCACCGTGGAAGAGCTGCGAGCCCGGCGGAGGGAGCGCGAAGCCG CCCTGAGGAGGGCCCGGAGGCTGCAGCAGTTAGTCAGTAAACGGCTGTTACAGGAAGACGCATTGATCGATGAAGTGTGCATTGGAACAGACAGCAATACAACAGCACCCATTTCTGAGCAAGAG ATTTCAGAGCTGCTGAGGAGAACCCACAAGGGAATGGAAGAGAGGATAAAATCCCTGCGTCGCCTTCGATGGGGGCTACAACACAAAGAGACCCGGCAGAAATTCATCAG GTTGGAAGGCGGCATGCGGACACTGGTTGGCCTCTTTACCAGCAATCTGGCAGATCTGCAGATGGAGGCAGCCTGGTGTTTACATGAATTATCGCATTCGCAAGACCCTGAGATTGTGGAGGCCTGTTTGCCAGCCACCTCCTACCTTCTTACCTACCTCTCTGGACATAGCCCAGTCCTCTCA GAGCTTTGTTTGTACACACTGGGGAACTTGGCGGTGGAGACGAAGGTGGTAAAGAAGCATCTTCTGCCCCAGGGCATTATTCCAGTGTTGGCATCTTGCATGCAG TCTCCTCACCTGGCGGTGCAGGAAGGCACTGGCTATGCTCTATCACAGCTCTTGCAGTCGAAGGAAGCTGCAGAAGAAATCATCCC TTTGGTCCTTGATTCTGGCCTCTCCCAACACATCCTTCGCTTGGTTTGCTCCAATCTGGAACAGGGAATGGGAGTAGCGGTGGAATTTGCGTGGTGCCTGCACTACATTATTTGCAG CCAGGTGAACAATTTACTGCTGATCTCCCAAAGGACTCTGCCAACTCTTGTGCAGCTGTTGGTGGCCCTGGCTTCCACGATGACGCCGTCTTCTGCCGAGGACCTGGAGCTG CTGGTCTGCCCTGTGGTGCGGTGCGTGAGCAACCTCCTTGCCGAAGACGAGAGCCGCGGCGGTGAACtccaggcacaagctgagggccTCCTGAGAGCCGTGTTTGTCTTCATCAGGACCTTCCTGCCCGAGCACCTCTTCCTGGTGCTGGAGTGTTTGTGGCTGCTTAATAACCTCACAG CTGACAATCCCACGGTGTGTTCTGCTCTGCTCAGCCTGGACCTCTTTCCGTCTCTGCTGCAACTCTTACACAGCCAGAAGGCAAGCGTGCCG GTTCTAACAGTGCTGTGCAACGTTGCGGCCAAGGGGCCTGCCCACTGCCAGGCACTGCATCAGAAGGCcgggcttccttctctccttggcGGCCTCGCTCTTTCTGATGACCAAGCAGTGGATCAAGCTCTGGAACTGGCACACCTCATCTTGCTACACTGGCCAGAG GCTGCCCTCGACTTTGTGGATCAGTCTGGACTTCAGACTCTAGAGCGACATCGAGATAACCTGCAGTTGCAAGAGAAGGTGGAGGCACTCATCACCATGGCCTGCCAGCTGGCGGCTCCCTCTAAGCACTGCCCGCTTGAGGTTTCAGCTGAAAATCTGtag
- the TMCO6 gene encoding transmembrane and coiled-coil domain-containing protein 6 isoform X2 — protein MEERIKSLRRLRWGLQHKETRQKFIRLEGGMRTLVGLFTSNLADLQMEAAWCLHELSHSQDPEIVEACLPATSYLLTYLSGHSPVLSELCLYTLGNLAVETKVVKKHLLPQGIIPVLASCMQSPHLAVQEGTGYALSQLLQSKEAAEEIIPLVLDSGLSQHILRLVCSNLEQGMGVAVEFAWCLHYIICSQVNNLLLISQRTLPTLVQLLVALASTMTPSSAEDLELLVCPVVRCVSNLLAEDESRGGELQAQAEGLLRAVFVFIRTFLPEHLFLVLECLWLLNNLTADNPTVCSALLSLDLFPSLLQLLHSQKASVPVLTVLCNVAAKGPAHCQALHQKAGLPSLLGGLALSDDQAVDQALELAHLILLHWPEAALDFVDQSGLQTLERHRDNLQLQEKVEALITMACQLAAPSKHCPLEVSAENL, from the exons ATGGAAGAGAGGATAAAATCCCTGCGTCGCCTTCGATGGGGGCTACAACACAAAGAGACCCGGCAGAAATTCATCAG GTTGGAAGGCGGCATGCGGACACTGGTTGGCCTCTTTACCAGCAATCTGGCAGATCTGCAGATGGAGGCAGCCTGGTGTTTACATGAATTATCGCATTCGCAAGACCCTGAGATTGTGGAGGCCTGTTTGCCAGCCACCTCCTACCTTCTTACCTACCTCTCTGGACATAGCCCAGTCCTCTCA GAGCTTTGTTTGTACACACTGGGGAACTTGGCGGTGGAGACGAAGGTGGTAAAGAAGCATCTTCTGCCCCAGGGCATTATTCCAGTGTTGGCATCTTGCATGCAG TCTCCTCACCTGGCGGTGCAGGAAGGCACTGGCTATGCTCTATCACAGCTCTTGCAGTCGAAGGAAGCTGCAGAAGAAATCATCCC TTTGGTCCTTGATTCTGGCCTCTCCCAACACATCCTTCGCTTGGTTTGCTCCAATCTGGAACAGGGAATGGGAGTAGCGGTGGAATTTGCGTGGTGCCTGCACTACATTATTTGCAG CCAGGTGAACAATTTACTGCTGATCTCCCAAAGGACTCTGCCAACTCTTGTGCAGCTGTTGGTGGCCCTGGCTTCCACGATGACGCCGTCTTCTGCCGAGGACCTGGAGCTG CTGGTCTGCCCTGTGGTGCGGTGCGTGAGCAACCTCCTTGCCGAAGACGAGAGCCGCGGCGGTGAACtccaggcacaagctgagggccTCCTGAGAGCCGTGTTTGTCTTCATCAGGACCTTCCTGCCCGAGCACCTCTTCCTGGTGCTGGAGTGTTTGTGGCTGCTTAATAACCTCACAG CTGACAATCCCACGGTGTGTTCTGCTCTGCTCAGCCTGGACCTCTTTCCGTCTCTGCTGCAACTCTTACACAGCCAGAAGGCAAGCGTGCCG GTTCTAACAGTGCTGTGCAACGTTGCGGCCAAGGGGCCTGCCCACTGCCAGGCACTGCATCAGAAGGCcgggcttccttctctccttggcGGCCTCGCTCTTTCTGATGACCAAGCAGTGGATCAAGCTCTGGAACTGGCACACCTCATCTTGCTACACTGGCCAGAG GCTGCCCTCGACTTTGTGGATCAGTCTGGACTTCAGACTCTAGAGCGACATCGAGATAACCTGCAGTTGCAAGAGAAGGTGGAGGCACTCATCACCATGGCCTGCCAGCTGGCGGCTCCCTCTAAGCACTGCCCGCTTGAGGTTTCAGCTGAAAATCTGtag
- the NDUFA2 gene encoding NADH dehydrogenase [ubiquinone] 1 alpha subcomplex subunit 2 isoform X1, producing MAASSALRVVGSHLKEIRVHLCQRSPGSQGVRDFIEKHYVTLKKANPDFPILIRECSDVQPKLWARYEFGRETSIPLNNLNVDQVAKAVETVIHSKA from the exons ATGGCGGCGAGTTCGGCTCTGCGGGTCGTCGGGAGCCACCTCAAGGAGATCCGGGTCCACCTGTGCCAGCGCTCGCCGGGAAGCCAGGGCgtcag AGACTTCATTGAAAAACACTATGTTACTTTAAAGAAGGCAAATCCAGATTTCCCTATTCTGATCAGAGAGTGCTCAGATGTGCAGCCCAAGCTCTGGGCTCGATATG AGTTTGGCAGAGAGACGAGCATACCGCTGAACAACCTGAACGTGGACCAAGTCGCCAAAGCTGTAGAGACTGTTATACACAGCAAAGCGTAA
- the NDUFA2 gene encoding NADH dehydrogenase [ubiquinone] 1 alpha subcomplex subunit 2 isoform X2 codes for MQRAGVPTRVLHSRALFLKLTARIGRGVWRGRGSTWRRVRLCGSSGATSRRSGSTCASARREARASEFGRETSIPLNNLNVDQVAKAVETVIHSKA; via the exons ATGCAACGCGCGGGAGTGCCAACCCGAGTTTTGCATAGCCGCGCCCTTTTCTTGAAGCTAACGGCGCGGATTGGCAGAGGCGTCTGGCGGGGCCGGGGCTCAACATGGCGGCGAGTTCGGCTCTGCGGGTCGTCGGGAGCCACCTCAAGGAGATCCGGGTCCACCTGTGCCAGCGCTCGCCGGGAAGCCAGGGCgtcag AGTTTGGCAGAGAGACGAGCATACCGCTGAACAACCTGAACGTGGACCAAGTCGCCAAAGCTGTAGAGACTGTTATACACAGCAAAGCGTAA